The Epilithonimonas zeae genome contains the following window.
GGTCAGTCCCGTCATTACTTCTACCTGTTTGAGCCAAAACGCCAGTCACTTCTGAAAAGCTCATAATGTCTTTTTTAAGGACATCAGCTGTTTTCAAAGATTCTTTAAGCGATGAACTCATCGGCATTTCTGCAGTAATCCAAAGCGAACCTTCATTCAATTGAGGTAGGAACTCTGTTCCAAGGAATTTAGCTGAGAATAATGTAATAGCTAGAATTACAGTCGAAACTAATAAACTTATTTTTTTATTTCTAAAAGTGAATTTAAAGCCTTTCATTACACTCTTATCCCAGAAATTCACAAATGGGTTGTTCTTTTCTCTTACATTTTTCTTTAATAGTAAATGCGACATTACCGGAACTAAGGTCAGTGTAAAAATCAATGCACCTAACAATGCAAATCCTAATGTAAATGCCAATGGCGAGAACATTTTACCTTCTACTTTCTGGAAAGAAAAGATTGGTAAAAGTGACGTAATGATGATTAATTTTGAAAAGAAAATCGCTTTTCCGAGTCCGGTTCCGGTTTGTTTTATCCAACCAGCTTTCGCCATTTTGTTGAAACGTTCCATTCCGTATTTGTGGGCTTTGTGGTCGAGCATTACGAATAATCCTTCGACCATTACGACGGCTCCGTCTATGATAATTCCAAAATCGACGGCTCCCAATGACAATAAATTGGCACTCATTCCTGCCATTCTGAGACAGAAAAACGCAAATAATAATGATAATGGAATGATGATGGAAACAATCAAAGTCGTTCGCCAGTCTGCCATAAAAATAAGGACAATCACAGTAACCAAAATGATACCTTCCAAAAGATTATGCATCACAGTTTTGGTCGTGAAATCCATCAGGTTTTGGCGATCGTAGAAGGTTTTCATCTTCACATCTTTGGGAAGAATCTTCGTATTCAGTTCTTCGATTTTAGCTTTAACGGCAAGGAGAACTTCCTGTGCGTTTTCGCCTTTTCTCATTACCACAATTCCTTCAACCGTGTCCGCTTCATTATCCAAAGAAGCTTGACCTACACGTGGCATAGAACCTTCGTGAACGTCGGCCACATTTTTTACAAGAATCGGGTTTCCGCCATCACTGTGAATGGTAATATTTTCTATATCCGAAATCGATTTTACCAAACCAATTCCTCGAACCACATAAGCTTGTCCGCTTTTCTCGATAACATCGCCACCGACGTTCAGGTTGCTGTTGGTTACGGCTTCCAGAACTTCGGAAGGTGTAAGATTGTATTTGTCTAATTTTCTTGGGTCGATGCTCAACTCGAAAACTTTGTCCTGACCACCGAAAACATTGACATCGGCAACGCCCGGAACACTTCGAAGTGCTCTGTCAACTACCCAAGTTTGTAAGGTTAAAAGGTCTCTGGAATCCCGGTCTTTGCTTTCTAAGGTGTAACGGTAAATCTCGCCGGTTGGTCCGTACGGAGGCTGAACTTCCGGGTCAATGCCTTCCGGTAAACTCACTGTTCGGAGCTGGTTGTTGACCATATTTCTCGCAAAAATATCGTCCACACCATCTTCAAACAAAATCTTGACGATGGAGAGTCCAAACATTGTGGTACTTCGGACGCTGGTCTTTTTCTGAACCGGACTCATTGCCAGCTCGATTGGTGTGGTGACGAAACGTTCTACTTCTTCGGCACTTCGCCCGTTCCATTGCGTGATGATGACGATTTGGGTATTGGTTACATCAGGAAATGCTTCAATCGGCATATTCTTGAAACTGATGAATCCCGCAACCGCCAAAATCGCAACCCAAATGAATGTGAACGCTTTATTCTTGAGGGAAAATCCTATGATATTTTTGATGAATTTGTTCATATTTTATATTTAATCACAGGTAAAACTGTGGTTATTAAAATTGAATCCGTTGGATTCTTATGATATGTTGATTCCTGTCCATAAGGGTATTCCTATGGCTATTGATATAAAATCCTTTTGGATTTTTGGTATGAAATCTGAAATAATGGAATTCTAGAGATAAAAATGAAGTGCTTATTAGTCTTTCATCTTTTCTCTATTATCTATCTTCTTCTTAATTATTCAAAGAGCGGTAAATCAACAGTTGGTTGGTGGTGACAATGGTTTCACCTTCAGAAAGTCCTGACGTGATGTAGGTATTTTCTGCATTCTGTTTCAGGATTTTGATTTCTTTGACTTTGATGTCTGCCTGAGTTTTGTAAACCACTACAAAATACCGGTTGTCATCAAAAATTACTGCGCTGGACGGAATAGCTAAAGCCGTTTCATTCTCCGCAGACGATACTCTGATGGTTGCTTTACTTTCCGGAATCAACAAACCTTGCGTATTATCCAGCACTACTCTAGCCTGCATCGCATTGGTAGACGGGTCAATGATTTTGAAAATCTTATCAATCTTACCATAAAAAACCTTGTCAGGATAAGATAATGTGGAAACCTGAGCTTTCATTCCAAGGTTGATTTTATCGATATCAGCCTCGTTCACGTTCATTATTGCCCAGACGTTTTTGGTATTCGCCACATCAAAGATATTCTCGCTTCGGTCGCTTCTGAGTTCCATATCTTTATTAATGTCTTTATGCACAATGTAACCGTTGATTGGCGAAATCACACTGTAGATATTTCCTTTTTTCACATTGTAAACGGTGCTCACATCGTTGGAACGTCGAACTGCATCTCTGGCTCTTTGTACATCGGCTTGTGCTTCTCTGATGTCCTTTTCTGTGTTCAGTTTTCCTTCATACATTTCTTTGGCAACACGCAGATTGTTTTCTGCAACACGCAAATCGGTTTTTGCATCGCTAACGTCTTTTTGAACGTCCGCCAATTCTGTACTTCTGATGGTTGCCAAAACCTGACCTTTGTGGACATAATCGCCTAATTCCACATTCACGCTCAGCACGTTACCGCCCACCAAAGGGAAAATATCAATGTAAGTATTTTTATCTGCCGAGATTTTTCCATAGAAACTGAACTCATCCTCAATGAATTTTTTCTCCACTTTAGCGAATGTTGTAGACTTCAGCATCGTTTGGCTCAATTCAAAACCTTTTGCTTCTTCTTTCACCGTTTCTTCCTTTTTTGAGCAGGAAAACAAACTGATGGCGAGGATAATTGGAATAATAATATTTTTACTCATACTTTGTTTATTTTTGAATTCGTGAATCTTCGATTTCATTAATAAAAGATTTTGGTTTGTACTAATTGATTGATTTCTTCAGCCGAAATCATAATCTGCTTTTTCATTTCGTAAACCTGCAAAACAGTTTGTCTGTAGCTTTCCAGAAAGTCTGTGAAATCCATCAAACTGATGTTCCCGCTTCGAAAGTTTTTGAGAATTCCGTTGTAAACTGTGTCCAGATTTTCCATATCTACGGGTTTCAACTCGTAATATTGGTCGTATTGATTTTTCCAGGTTTGATAAGCCGATTCTACCTGAGTTTCGAGATTAAGTTTTTGATATTCTAAGTTTTTCTCGTTTTGCTGAATCGCATATTTCGCTTTTTCAACATTCCCTTTATTCGATTTCCAAAGCGGGATTGGGATTCCTATTTTCAGATTGACTTCATTATTGAAGGTGCCAGAAGCTTGGTCATATTCGGCTCCAAGGTTAAGATCTGGAATGTTGAGTGATTTTTGCCATTGGGCGTACAGCTTGCTGTTATCAATCAATTTTAATTGATAGAGATAATCTGCATTGTTTTCTAAAGCTTTGTTTTTCAGGATTTCTACATCTCCGAAAGGTTGAGAAATAAGAATCTCATTCTCTTCAGCTTTGGGTATATTGGGTAAAATATTTTCCGGATTTCCTGTCAGGACTTTCATCTTTTGCTGGAAAGCCAAAATATTATTATTGATTTCAATTTTATCATTATTCAACTGAATCACAATACTTTGTAGTCGAACATAATCTTTCAGAGAAATATTCCCTTTGTCTGTCTGCGTTTTGTAAGCCGATAAGAGGTCGTTCATATATTTCAATTGATTCTGTATGCTAATCTGCTTTTTTTGCTCATAAATCAGATTGTAATAAGTCTGTCTTAACTCCGTTTTCAAATCCACCAACAATTGACTGAATTGCAGTTGCGATAGTTCTTTATTTGATTTGGCGAATTGGATTTCGTTTTTCTTTTTTCCTCCCAAATAAATCAGTTGAGTGATTTCTACACCCTTGGCTCTTGTGACATCAAAAACTCTTTTGTCCTGAGGATTTACAGCATTCACGTAACCTTCGATTTGTGGAAGTTCCCAGATTTTTGCCTGAATAATATCGGCGTCTGCCATATTGATATTGTACTGTGCGGCAAGAAGTTGGAGGTTGTTTTTTTGAAATGCTAATTCGCAATCCTGAAGAGACATCTGTTGCTGTCCGGAAAGACATACAAATGCCGAAACGGATAACACCAGCGTTGTTATTTTGTTCATTCTTATCTCGTTTTGGTTTTGCAAAAATGGCTTTCCGAGATTAAAACGGACTTAAATGTGACTTAAAAAAAGCTTAATTGTTGTTTGAGATGATAGAAAATAGACGTATAGATGAAAGATTTTGATAAATTACTTTCTCGCAGATTTAAAACGCAATATTGTCATTCCTGAGGAATCTCAGCAGTTTAGATTCTTTCAGAATGACAAATATTGTATTTTTATAAACAAATGTTGATTCGAAGCTGGAAGTCGCAGCCCGACTTGAGTGGAGCTCTTTTTTGCATTGGGAAGAGCTTGGCAAAAAAAGCGGGAACGGAAGGCGGAAATAGCTGCCCAAATAATTATTCTACTTATTAAAAATAACAGTAAAAAGATTTTCTCTGTCGGAATTGGACGTGTAAGAAATTTCGGATTTATGATATTCCAGAATACGTTTTACGATGCGTAAACCGAGGCCAGAGCCTGTCTTATTTTGAGAATTACTACCACGCATAAAGGCCTCGAAAAGTTTATCTCTTTCGTCAACTGGGATCACGGAACCGATGGAAAATACCTTGACGATTATGCGAAAATCGGTTTCCTTGATAGAGATATCAACTTCCTGATTATCGGAATATAAAGCAGCATTTTTAAACAAATTAATGAACGTGATTTCCAGCAAAGATTTGACGCCTTTTACCGTCAAGATAGAATCTTCCACGCTTTCTTCATCAATCTGGAAATCCATTTTGAAGTCAGGAAAATTACGATAAACAGTCTCAAAAGCATTGAAAACAACTTCGTCGATTCTCACTTCTTCGTAAACTGTGGCGATGCCTTCTTTATCAAATTTCGATAATAAAAGCAATGATTTTGTGAGGTCTGACAGCTGATGTACATCCTGCAACATCTGTTGCAAAGTAGTTTTGGTTTTCGGCGAATGATTTTCCAACTGAATCAAATTCTCTAACTGAAAAGCCATCCTCGTCAACGGCGTTCGCATCTCGTGTGCCGCGCTGGAATTGAAATCTTTTTGAGATTGGAAAACGTCATTCAATCGACTGGTCATCAGGTTGAATGATTTTGCCAGAACACCAATTTCATCTTCGGAATTTTTGACGATGACGGGCGTTGTTAGTTTGTGAACGCTTATATCAGAAATATCGGACTTCAAAATTTCCAGAGGTTCCAGAAATTTTGAAACAAGGTAATAACTGAAAAACCAAATCAGTAAAATACTGACTATATAAGAAAAAATCAGCATATATTTCAGGAAAGCCAACTTGGATTGGCCAGTAACATCCTGAGCACTAGTTAGAATATAATAATTTTCGCCTTTTATTTTTCTTAAAGCAGCATAAATTTCGGGGACAGAATTTTCCTGATATATTGTTTTTTGTTTGTCCAAACGTTCTAATAAACTTTGATCCCAAGTGATTTTTTTATCCTTCAAAGTACTATAAACCAAACCCTTATCAGAACCGAAAATCATAATATTCTCGTTCAAAAGAACATTGTCGGAGTTCTCATCAAAGAAAATGGGTGCTTCTTTTTCAAAATCGCCGGATTTCTCAATAAAATTAACCGTGAAAACCAAACGTTTCTGGAAACGTTCCTTAAACTCATCTTTTCTAAAATCATTGAAAGAAACGTACACAATAAACATCATAATCCCAAAAATTAAGGAAAATGCTATGCTTATACTTATTGCTATTCTACGTTTCAGAGACATAAATTATTATGAATGATTAGTGATAAATGATAATTGATTGCTGTTTGAGTGTTATAATTATAAAACTCTCTACTCCTATAATGGACTTAAATAATATCCAAAGCCAGGTCTCGTATGAATCAATTTTGTTTTAAAGTTTTTATCAATTTTCTTTCTCAGAAAGTTGATGTAAACTTCGATGGCATTATTTGTTGATTGGAATTGATTTTTCCAAACTTCATCGGAGATATATTGCTTAGAAAGTGTTCTACCATTAGCTCTTGCTAATAAAACCAGTAATTGAAACTCTTTTACTGTCAGATTAATTTCTTCTCCGGAACGGAAAACTTTACTATCTTCCGGATATATAATCAAATCTTCTACGACAATTTTTTCTTTCTCTTCCGTTTTTGGTGTCAGCCTTCTCATTTGAGAATTGATTCTCAATAACAATTCTTCCAACAAAAATGGTTTTACGAGATAATCATCAGCCGCTCTCAAGAACGCTTCTTTCTTCTCCTCGATTCCGTCATAGGCAGAGATAATGATAATTGGCGTTTCGGAATTGGTTTCTCGAATGGTTTTACAAATTTCCAACCCGTTGATTTTCGGAACATTAATATCCAAAAGAAAAACGTCGTAAGATTTCTTGGAAAATATTTCAAGGAACTTTTCGCCATCTTCCGCCTTATCAGTTTTGATAGATTTGGACTCAAGGAAAAGTGCAATTTCTGAAGACAAGACAGCATCGTCTTCTAAAAGTAATGCCTGCATTTTGTGATGATTTATTTTACAAATATGGGGAAAAGTAAATTGGGAAATAATGTAAAAAAGAAAATAATTATATTTAAAATAAATTAATAAACTTTGAAAACTAAACAAATGTACTATAGAGAAAATCTTTACGTTTTAAAATATTTACTTAAACTTATTATAGCAATAAACAATAACAACTTTTTAATTATCAATAAAATAAATAAGTCGTTCTAAAGTAAATTAAAACTATAAAACGACCTCAGATCAATAATAATTATTTCTTATTTATAAACCAGCAACCAAGTCCTTCCATTCCTGAAGTTCTGGATTACCCGGCTTTCTTTTTCCAAAGAACTGAACGATAAATTCACCTTCTTTATTGAACACTTCCACCGAAGTTACTTCGCCATCTTCCGTTGGTTTTTTCGTGATCCAGGTTTCACCAATTTTGGTTGTGTCAAGATGCAGATTGAAATCCGGATCCATTACGTTGAACCATTGCTGATGCCAAAGCGTCTTTTTAACTTCGCCGGTGTGAATCTGAATAATTCCTCTGTTTCCAACAAAAACCATAATCGGAATGTGTTTCTCAGAAGCATCTTCTAAAACATTCACAACCTTAGAATTATCGATTTTCTGAGCAAAACCTTCCGGAGCCAATCTCAAAGCCTGAGTTCTGCTAACCCCAAATTTTTTAGTCATCATAAAGAAATCGTGTGTATCTTGTAAATCTTTCCAAGCCTGTTGAAAACCTGCTACATCAATTTCAGAATCTGCTTTTTCTGCCGGTTTTGGAGCAATTGGTTCTGTTACGATTTCCGCAGACTGTTCGTCAGCTTTATATTTCTCCGTTAAAGCATCAAATTCTGCTTCATTGCTTTTGTTTGTCAAATAGATTTTATGAAGTGCCAATCCGTCTTTTCCGAAGAATTGGAAGCTTTTTCTATCGCCTTCAACAACCGAAAAACCGAATTTCCAAGAGTTGATAAAGATTCTCAAATCGATGTCCTCTCCTACGAAAACCTGTCCGTGAGGATTGCTGAAATCCGGATTCAAATAAACGCCTTTTCTTTCGTGAACGCATTCGTCGTTTCTTGTCAAAGCCATTACTTTGTCAAGCTTTACAACTTCTTGTAAAAGCGAAGCAAATTCTGGTTTAAGAACCGTTACCCCATTGCCAATGTTTGTAGCTAAAAGTTCTGCTTCGCTCACGCCTAATTGTTCTGCAGCGTTTCTTATTCTAAGATGTGGATTTTCTGCTTTCAAAGCTTCCCATTTTGTCTTTAAATCGTTTATTAATGTACTCATATTGATTTGTTTTTTGATTGTTTATTTTAAAATGATTTTTTTTTAACACAAAGTGCACAAAGATTTTTTATTTCTAACTGTTTTAAGGTTCACAAAGGAGCTATCGCTTAGAAAAGTTGAAAATAAAATCTACTTTTTGATTGTTAGAACCTTGTATTCTCTTTTTACAAATGTTCCGGTTTTGCTTGTTATCCATTCTTCTTTATCGGAGCGAATCATTCTTTTGAAATTGGTTTGTGCGACTAATTCTTCCACATCTTCGTAATTGTAAAGCTTGAAATCCGCTGTGAAAGGCAGGTTTTTCATAAAGTCTTTCTTCGCAAATGTTAGAACAAAACTTCCGTCTTTCTTTAAAACTCTGTAAATTTCATTAAAGAACTCCACCGGATTTTCCCAGAAATAAATTGTATTGACAGTCATCACCTTATCAAAACTTTCGTTCTCAAAAGGAATTTTGTTTCCGTCATATAATTGAAAATTGGCTTGAGAAAGATATTTCGAATTGAGACTTTCCGCTTCGGATTTCATTGTTTCAGAAATTTCTAACCCTGTGTATTGGATATTTTCTGCAAAATCCAAAAGATAAGACAAATGTCCTGCATTGCCGTGACCGAGTTCCAAAATGCTTTCGTTGTCCGTCAAATACAAAGCTTTGATGCTTTCTTTTGTCATCGAAATGTTAGTCTCGTTCATCATTTTCGCAACTTCCTTTCCGGTTTCTCCTTCCGGATTGGATAATTGTTGTGCTAATATTTTGAGTTCTTGTTCTGTCATTTTTTAGTTTTTATTATAACAGAGAATCTTACGCAGCCCGACCTGAGTGGAGCTCATCCGCTGAAAGCGGATAGCGGGAACGGAGGGCGGATTAAGCTGCCATAATTAATCCGTTTTTAGTTTTTTAACCAAATAAAATCATTGTGCTGTCATTGACCGGATGTTTGCAAATGGTACACGGAAAGTTGTAAGCACGGCTGATTTTCTCCTCCGTAAAAACCTCTTCCGGAGCACCGTAAGCTAAAACTTCGCCTTTTTCCATCAACAGAATTTTGTCTGCAAAACTTGCGGCTAAATTCAAATCGTGCAAAACAACGACTGCGGTGTTATTATTTTGAGTAAATTTTTTAATTAATTCTAATGTATTGTGCTGGTGTTTGATGTCCAGATTATTGAGTGGTTCGTCCAAAAACAAAAGCCTGTGTGCAATCTCGTTATCCAACTGAGAAAGAACTCTCGCCAAATGAACCCTCTGCTTTTCACCGCCAGAAAGCGAGTTGTAATCTCTTTCTCGAAAATGAATAATCTCGGTTTCCACCATAGCAATTTCCGTCGATTTTATATCTTCCAAAGTCGGCTGAGAACCGAAGTAAGGATAACGCCCCATCATCACAACATCTTTCACCAAAAGCGGAATATCCTGAGCATTGTGCTGGGAAAATTTAGCTTTATGTTTTGATAATTCTTCGAGTTTCCAGTCGTAAATTATTTTGTCTTTGAAGAATATCTCTTGCTTTTTATCGGTTCTGATTTCGTTGGCCAGGACATTTAACAGACTTGACTTCCCTGCTCCATTTGGACCAACAATCGCCAGAAATTCGCCGTAACCGACCTTGATATCAACCCCTTTTAAGATGCTGACGTTCTGACTTTGATAGTTGATTTGGTGTCCTTTTATCATCTCAAAGTGTTTTTGTATTTGATTAAAATCGCAATAAAAATTGGGCCTCCAATCAATGATGTTAAAATTCCGATTGGTAATTCTGACGGTGCAACGATTGTTCGACTGATTGTATCTGCAAGCAATAACAAAATACTTCCGCAAATCGCTGATAACGGCAAAATGAAATGATAATCTGAACGGAATAATAATCTCAAAATGTAAGGGACAATAAGTCCCACAAAACCGATTGTACCGGAAAATGCGACGCAAGTTCCTATCATTAATGAGGTTATCAATACGATTTGTTTTTTCAAAGTCTCAACATTGATTCCCAAATGCTGTGCATCTTTTTCGCCCAGTAACATTGCATTCAGTGCTTTTCCTTTTGGTAAAATAATGATGTACGAAAATAGTAAGACAATTGATAAGATAATGTTTCTTGTCCAAGTTGCACCTGCTAAACTTCCTAAATTCCAGAATGTTAAGTCTCTGAGCTGTTCGTCTTTTGAAATGTAAATCAAAAATCCTACAAATGAAAAACCAATAGATGTAATGGCAACTCCGGAAAGTAACATCATTACAACATTTGTTTTTCCTGCGCTTGTTGAAATTCTATAAACAATAATCATTGCTAAAAATGCTCCGACAAATGCAGAAACGCCGACTAAGGAATTTCTTATGATTTCCGGAAGATATTGTTCAAAAGTATGTCCGAGAATGATTGCGATTGCTGCTAACAAAGTGGCTCCCGATGTTAAACCAATCGATTCTCCAGTTGCTAAAGGATTTTTGAACATCCCTTGCAAAGTAGTTCCGGAAACCGCTAACATACTTCCTATTAAAACTGCCATTACAATTCTTGAAGTTCGGACTTCCCAGATCACATATTTTTCACTTAATGATAATGAAGAATCGCTGGTTAAAAACTTCCATAACACTTCGTAAGAAGAGGAATTACCAAAATCGTAAACTCCGATATTTAAAGCTAAAACCATCATCAGTATTAATAAAATAATACCGATAATGGCGTAAAATGTAAGACTTTTTGATTTCAAAATATCAATTTTTCTTCCATAGGTTTGGCCTATGGTTATTAATATTGAACCCTTTGGGCTCTGTTTTATTTTACATTGTTTTCCATAGGTTTTACCTATGGCTATTCAAATTGAACCCGAAGGGTTCGTTGTTTTGATTATTTTGAAGACTCGATTAAAAGTTTGTTGAGGCTTAATGCAGCTTCTCCAACTCTTGGTCCGAAAGAAGATAATAATCCGCCGTCCAATGCAATTATTTTTTTGTTTTTACCTGCATTGGTTTGAGGAACGCCTGGCATTTTAAGAGCACTTTCTATTCCACCTGAACTTTGCAAACCGCTTGTGAAGAACAATAGTACATCAGGATTAGATTGTACAACTGCTTCCGGTGTCAATGGTTTAAAATCTTCGAAATCATTTGCTGCGTTTTGCCCTCCTGCAATCTCAATAATACTTGCCATTGGTGTATTTTTTCCGCCAACCATCATCATATTTCCTCTAGCGTAGATAAAAAGAACTTTTGGCTTTTTGGCAATTGGCTGGATTTGTTTTACATCTGCATCAATTTTGTCCAATAATGCCTGCTGGTTTGTATTTCCTAAAGCTTTCGCCACTTGGTCAATCAATTTCTTGGTTCCGTCAATTGAAAACTCTTGATTGAATAACTCAGTTTGGATTTTTGACGCTTTAATTTTTTCTAGCAAATCAGGATTGATATCTTTATCAGAAGCAAGAATCAATGTTGGATTAAGTTTCATAATTGGTTCAATAGTCATAGAACGAACGTGACCCAATTCCTCTGCAGTAGTTTTCAAACTTTCCGGATATGTGCTTGTAACATCAATTCCAACAATCTCTTTCTCGTGGCCCAATGCAGCTACAATCTCTGTAACACCACCACTGATGCTTACTATTCTTTGATTAGAAACTGGAGCTTCTGCTTTAGTTTCTTCTGCTTTTGCAACTTTAGAATCTTCTTTTTTACAAGAAAATCCGGCTAAAAGAAGTACTGACAAAACAGCTATTTTAATATTTTTCATATGTTTATTTTGATTTGGTTAAAGTGGTTTGTATTCGAATTGTGGAAAGCCTCTTTCACCAGCTTCTCCATATTGGTCTGTTTTTGTTTTTGTCATTCTGGTGAATCTTAACTTAAAGTAAAAACCTTCAGGATCTTTTACAACATAAAATCTATCACCATATACTTCTAATCCGTTTGTACCAACAGGATTTCTCCAATTAGCTCCAATTGCTCTTTGATCGGTATGATCGAATTTTGAAATATCTATATCAGCAGCTGTGAAGTTATTATAATAGTCTGACGCTGGTGTCCCAGCAGGAATTGTAACTTGGTAAGAAGCTGATCCGCCTACAATATTATCTGTCACAAAATCTGCATAAATGTAAGTACCGGCACCTTCTATGACATTTGTAAAGACAGTGAAACATAGATCCCATTTTTGTTTTTGAGGCTGAATAACAACTTCTTTATTATCCGTCATACTAAAATAATTGAAATTGTAATCTGTATTTTTATTTATGATATACTCTTTGTACGTTGTCTCTCCAATATTTGCATACTTGATTTTGTAAGCTGAACTTCCATTCCTAACAATCTGTAACTTCATCCATCCTCTATCTGTTCCGCCAGTAGTAACTGATCCAATTGGAATAGAACCTGTGTAAATATTTTTACCCATATTGACCAGATACACAGCATTGTCTGAATCTACAACCTTAACCTCTTCAATTGCAGTATAACTAGTTGGAAAATTACCTTTAACATCATCTATATAAGTAACATTATTCGGATCAAAATTAGCTACCTGAACTTTAGTTTTAAGTGTAGCAACATCAGATTCTTTTACCTGATTAATATCTGTGACATTGGGTATTTTGCCTGCAGCCATCATAATTGAAGAATTAATAATAACCTTAAACTCATCTCCAGAATAGAAAGCCAAATCCCAATCTGTTCTCTTATTTAAAGTTTTATCTCCTGAACTTAGATCATACCAGACTTGGTTAGGTTCACTTGCTCCTCCAACATCAGCACTGTCAATCTTACCTATAATAGGAGAAACGGCAACTGGATCTTCGTTATCTCTAAGACAAGATTGAAAAATGAAAGATGTTGATATTAATAAGAATAATAATTTTTTCATTTCTTTAAATTTTAAAAATTATAATTAATTCTGGCAAAATAACTTCTACCATAAAATAAGTTCTGCAAATCTGTTGCAGCATTATGACCATCACCAGATTGTGCAGTATTTCTAATACTGGTAACATCAAAAATATTTTTCACTCCAAGGCTTAATTCAAAATGATTATTGAAAAAAGGTTGACTTACAGTAAAATTCAGCATATTAAAATCGCCAATATCACCTAATACGTAATGTCCTGTATCAGAAGCGCCATCAGATTCTAGTGTATAAAGTTTTCTTTTACCTGTATATTTGTAGTACAATGCAAATATGGTATTGGCTTTTGGTAATGTATAATTTGCACTTACGTTAGCTTCCACATAGTAATTAAAATCATCATTGGATGTAGCA
Protein-coding sequences here:
- a CDS encoding class I SAM-dependent methyltransferase — its product is MTEQELKILAQQLSNPEGETGKEVAKMMNETNISMTKESIKALYLTDNESILELGHGNAGHLSYLLDFAENIQYTGLEISETMKSEAESLNSKYLSQANFQLYDGNKIPFENESFDKVMTVNTIYFWENPVEFFNEIYRVLKKDGSFVLTFAKKDFMKNLPFTADFKLYNYEDVEELVAQTNFKRMIRSDKEEWITSKTGTFVKREYKVLTIKK
- a CDS encoding heme ABC transporter ATP-binding protein is translated as MIKGHQINYQSQNVSILKGVDIKVGYGEFLAIVGPNGAGKSSLLNVLANEIRTDKKQEIFFKDKIIYDWKLEELSKHKAKFSQHNAQDIPLLVKDVVMMGRYPYFGSQPTLEDIKSTEIAMVETEIIHFRERDYNSLSGGEKQRVHLARVLSQLDNEIAHRLLFLDEPLNNLDIKHQHNTLELIKKFTQNNNTAVVVLHDLNLAASFADKILLMEKGEVLAYGAPEEVFTEEKISRAYNFPCTICKHPVNDSTMILFG
- a CDS encoding response regulator transcription factor; translated protein: MQALLLEDDAVLSSEIALFLESKSIKTDKAEDGEKFLEIFSKKSYDVFLLDINVPKINGLEICKTIRETNSETPIIIISAYDGIEEKKEAFLRAADDYLVKPFLLEELLLRINSQMRRLTPKTEEKEKIVVEDLIIYPEDSKVFRSGEEINLTVKEFQLLVLLARANGRTLSKQYISDEVWKNQFQSTNNAIEVYINFLRKKIDKNFKTKLIHTRPGFGYYLSPL
- a CDS encoding HmuY family protein is translated as MKKLLFLLISTSFIFQSCLRDNEDPVAVSPIIGKIDSADVGGASEPNQVWYDLSSGDKTLNKRTDWDLAFYSGDEFKVIINSSIMMAAGKIPNVTDINQVKESDVATLKTKVQVANFDPNNVTYIDDVKGNFPTSYTAIEEVKVVDSDNAVYLVNMGKNIYTGSIPIGSVTTGGTDRGWMKLQIVRNGSSAYKIKYANIGETTYKEYIINKNTDYNFNYFSMTDNKEVVIQPQKQKWDLCFTVFTNVIEGAGTYIYADFVTDNIVGGSASYQVTIPAGTPASDYYNNFTAADIDISKFDHTDQRAIGANWRNPVGTNGLEVYGDRFYVVKDPEGFYFKLRFTRMTKTKTDQYGEAGERGFPQFEYKPL
- a CDS encoding hemin-degrading factor; the protein is MSTLINDLKTKWEALKAENPHLRIRNAAEQLGVSEAELLATNIGNGVTVLKPEFASLLQEVVKLDKVMALTRNDECVHERKGVYLNPDFSNPHGQVFVGEDIDLRIFINSWKFGFSVVEGDRKSFQFFGKDGLALHKIYLTNKSNEAEFDALTEKYKADEQSAEIVTEPIAPKPAEKADSEIDVAGFQQAWKDLQDTHDFFMMTKKFGVSRTQALRLAPEGFAQKIDNSKVVNVLEDASEKHIPIMVFVGNRGIIQIHTGEVKKTLWHQQWFNVMDPDFNLHLDTTKIGETWITKKPTEDGEVTSVEVFNKEGEFIVQFFGKRKPGNPELQEWKDLVAGL
- a CDS encoding heme/hemin ABC transporter substrate-binding protein, with translation MKNIKIAVLSVLLLAGFSCKKEDSKVAKAEETKAEAPVSNQRIVSISGGVTEIVAALGHEKEIVGIDVTSTYPESLKTTAEELGHVRSMTIEPIMKLNPTLILASDKDINPDLLEKIKASKIQTELFNQEFSIDGTKKLIDQVAKALGNTNQQALLDKIDADVKQIQPIAKKPKVLFIYARGNMMMVGGKNTPMASIIEIAGGQNAANDFEDFKPLTPEAVVQSNPDVLLFFTSGLQSSGGIESALKMPGVPQTNAGKNKKIIALDGGLLSSFGPRVGEAALSLNKLLIESSK
- a CDS encoding FecCD family ABC transporter permease, translated to MKSKSLTFYAIIGIILLILMMVLALNIGVYDFGNSSSYEVLWKFLTSDSSLSLSEKYVIWEVRTSRIVMAVLIGSMLAVSGTTLQGMFKNPLATGESIGLTSGATLLAAIAIILGHTFEQYLPEIIRNSLVGVSAFVGAFLAMIIVYRISTSAGKTNVVMMLLSGVAITSIGFSFVGFLIYISKDEQLRDLTFWNLGSLAGATWTRNIILSIVLLFSYIIILPKGKALNAMLLGEKDAQHLGINVETLKKQIVLITSLMIGTCVAFSGTIGFVGLIVPYILRLLFRSDYHFILPLSAICGSILLLLADTISRTIVAPSELPIGILTSLIGGPIFIAILIKYKNTLR